Within Aspergillus oryzae RIB40 DNA, chromosome 2, the genomic segment GAATTTCCATCGTGGCCTAACCCTTCAATCGGTTCATCAGGCATCTTGCATGCTCATATTGACATGATGACTGAGGCACAAGGACCTGTCGTGAGCATCGGCAGCGCGACTGTCACATATGACCATCCGCCAATCATTTCTCCTGTATCTTATCCAAAGGCACGTCCCACTCAAATTCTCGATATTCGCAAGCGGACGTCTCGGATAGACCTGTATCATGAAATCTTGGCTGGGCTCCGGGCTAAAGATAAAGaattgccttctcttctactATGGAATGACCGGGGCTTGGACCTCTTTAGTGAGATACTGAATAGCGATGAGTACTATCCACGTCGGCGGGAAACGCAGTTGCTCCAGACGCATGTCAATGAATTCACGCGCTCAATCTCGTCCGGCGAAAGATTAATAGAGCTCGGTGCGGGGTAAGTGCCTAAAGACCTATGAAGCTTCAATATGAACACGTACTGACAAGTTATAGCAACCTCCAAAAGACGGTGTCAGTACTGCGCTGCCTGGAGCAGAGTAGAAAACATGTGGAATACTGTGCACTAGATGTCAGTCATGCTGCCTTGCAGGCCAGCATCACTGAGCTCAAAGCACAACTTCCATTTGCCTCATATGTCACCATCCGCGGGCTCCTGGGTACATACAACGACTGCGCTTCATGGTTGAAGCAGAGCGGAGCCACCGTGCGCACAACCTTTCTCTGGCTGGGAAATAGCATCGCCAACTTCGAGCCAGAAGACGCAACAAGCATCCTGGCAGACTTCCTTCAGACCAAGGCATCCCCGTCTCACTCCCCACAAATGATCATTGCAGTGGATGGTTGTCAGGATGTGGAGCAGATTCTCGAAGCGTATGACATGCCGAACAAACTATCCCAGAAGTTCGTTTTTAACGGACTGTCGCATGCAAATCAAATTCTTGGGTCTGAGGTGTTTAGGCCCCAGCATTGGACATTTGAGGGGAAGTGGAATCCAGTCAAATCCATGCATGAAAGCTTTTACGTCGCAAAGAAGCCTATGAGCTTGGATATTGGCAATGAGAGGTTCCACGTCCACGCTGGGGAAAAGATCCGGGCCATTACCAGTGGGAAATGGCCGAAGGATAAAGTCACGAGCATTTGTCAATCGGCAGGCATAAAGGTTCTGAAGGGATGGACGGATGAGGAAGGTTCTTATGGTAAGAGGGTCACACAAGTTTACTCGAGAGGATCTAGTTGCTAATTCTGGAGGTAGGACTCTATCTGCTTTGCCAAGATCAACTTCAAGTACAGCTATGAAGGGGGCGGGATGGAAGGTTTTGTTATGTGCATTTGCTGCATTGGATTTAAGACTACGTACCAAGCAAGTTTTATAATCGACACTACGACATGAATTTCCagttgaatatatatatgtattgGACCATGTAGGCATTGGATTTCGTATCCATTTTGCAAGTTATATGGGTCAGCGGGCTACGTGACTATCCCTGAAGGACTCTTCTATAGAGCAACCATGACTTGACTCTCTTCATTGTAGTGTATACCAGTAACCAAGATCTACCACGATACTACCATATATTATGCCTCACAGCCATCTATATTTGAACTTTGAAAATGCTGACTCTGTCAAGATATGTTGTACCATACATTTAACTACGCTAAGTACATCACTTCACCACTGCCATCAGAAACCCGTCGTAGCTCTTCTCACTCAGAGTCTGCAAAACAACAGCATCAACCCGGTCGTCCTTGCCTACATTCTCGACCGTCCTGCGAGATCCCCGcacattgatatcattcttGATATAGTCTTCCTGCACGAGCTTTCCAGCTCGCACCACATTATCCACGATAATACTGGCCCTTGGGCGACTCATCTTCACAGCATAGTCAAAGTAATCCCACCCGTTATCTTTATTGGCGTCAATGAAGGTGAAACCAAAACGTTCCTGCTCTCCACTTTCCACCTTTGcttgaagaattggaagcAGGTCAATGGCTGCGCCGACCAGAACTTCAATTCTGTCCTGATACCCTGCTGCAGCAATATTCTCTTTCGCAACTTCTGCGCTTTTCGGATCTATTTCAATGCTGACAATCCGAATGTCCGGATTGAGACTCGCGATGTAGATTGCCGTGTAGCCACCCAATGTACCCACTTCCAAGGCGTGCTTCACACCACCAAGCTGGCACTGAAGGGCCATGAACTTTGCTTGCGTGGGAAAGGCGGAGATGTCCTCGAGTCCGCGCTTGGCGGAGTTCGCGAGCGTCTGGTGTAAAGAGGCATGGTTTGGGCGAGTCGGAGGTTGTAAATGCGATAGGGTGTAATTGTCCACCGCGTACCAATTTGGATCTTGGTTATAGTCTTCGCTCACGAATATctggctggtggtggtggtggtggcggtcATGTTTCACTTCTAACGCTCGGGCAGTTGGACAACTGGAAAAGTGTTCCCTCCCAGAGTTGATGGCGGGGGTGATCTAACCATTTAACATGTTCGGGAAGCTTAACTCTACGAAAGATTTTCACAGGTTCTATAGATCGCCGAATTTATGCCTTGCTCGGCCCGTATTCGGACGCGAAGTGGTCCATTCCTTCGGTATGTGGTACGCATACTATTATTGATTGAATCAGTCACCGCCGTAGGCTCAACTGTGCTTTGATTTGAATATCTACAGTTTTGCGTGACTATCCCCGCCTGGAAACTTCCATAGACGTTGCAATTCCTGAATGGATTCACTTGGTCCCGCTTTACCGTTATAACTCTGCAAGATCAGCTCGCAGATTCTCTCCCCCAAGACTGGGAGAAACTTGAAAGCATGGTCTGAGCCCCCAGTAGCGATGAAGAGGCTCTTCCCATAGGCCGGATGGTAGTCGACGATGAAGTCAGTAGAAACGGTGTCCGCATACCAACATCTGCGAACCTGAGCAAAGGGTCTAGTTGCAATATTACGCAAGCACCCCAAGTCTCCTCCATCCCTTGACCGGAAGAGTTCCCTCAGAAACCCCCGGTAATCCTGCAATGTCGATTCCACATCCGGACTCAGTTTTGTCTGATCAAGATCACCACAAGCCCCATAACCGTCCTCCCCTTGAGGTGCAGCCTGAGATCGGGGGCCAACATCCACTCCTGCGAATTTTTGGACGTCCCGATAGCCGCTCCAGGAGAAGCGAGCCAACTTCAAGAATCCCTGATTATCGGGTCCGATGGCAAAGATCTTTCTTGCGACATTAACAATGAGAGGGAACTCTCTCCGAACTAGTTCTCGGCGTTCCATCTCCGTTAACTGCACGTAGGCCACCGTCTCACTGTAGACATCACATAGGGTGGGAGATCCCAGCAGCCGGGGCGTCATAGCGCCGGCAGCCAATACGGTCAAATCGGCGGTCAATTGGCTTCCATCGTCGAGGATGACACCGCAGACTCGGGGCTCGGCGTTGACGTGAGATTCGGACGGCGAGTCCGAACAGACCCGCAAACCCACGACTTGACCAATATGGATGTCGATGCGGTCCGAATGAATGGTTTTTTGACGCAGCCAAGCCATCGTGGCTCCACTTTCCGCCCATCCGCAATTGTGGTTTCGGTATCCCCTCAACTCCGACGCGTTAGGGCCAGCCTTACTAGCCTCATCTGGAGTACCGAGTCCGAGTGCCTCCCATACGGCTGACTCCGAATCCAGGATGTGCACAATGTCACTGTTTCGCCCCGCTCGCTCGTAACTTTGGGCATAGGCGTGCTTGACATAGTTGATGCTCTCCAACGCTTTCATCGGCTGCTTCATGGAGTGACCTTCCCCGATCATGACAATGCTCTGGTTGCGGTAACGTCCATCCGCGCCCCATTCTGCTTTCCACTTCTGCTGTGCTTCGCGGGCGAGTGTGGCGTAGATTCTGTGCGAGTAATCGCTGCGAATGATGCGGGAAGTATCGAAATTCGCGGCGCTGGGATTAGGGGCTGAGGCGGAGGGCCCGGATGGCTCGAAGTTCCAACTGTCAATTAGGGTGATCTTGCTACTCGCGAATTCGTTATTCTGGGACATTGCATGGGCCGTGGATACTttcaaaaatcaaagaatTGGTTAATATTATTCTTCGTCGCTAGCTCGCTTTCGTAGggttactccgtacgtacACCCAAAAACCCCAGATCCAACAATGATGATCGACTTTGGTGCGGGCATCTTGTAACTCTGAATTGGAATTTAACGTTTCCTACGTTAAATACTATGGTGtaatagagagaaagataCGTTTCTCCCTTTATACTCCTTGTTTCTTGGAGCCTTGCCTACTCATTCGGATATTCTTTATCCCTCGACTTGACTGCAGCGACATCTTCCTTCGGCAGGTTCGCATACCGTAGTAATCAACTCTCAGATGATAAGCCCGGGCGCCCTCCATCGGTGGCTGCATCCTAGTGGACAAGTCTCCTTATGTCGCTCAAGGAATAAACTTACCCGTTAGGGTTAGGGTTGGTCACGGAATTGTTCTGCTGCCCTAGCGGTATTTTTCGAGAATGGATGCCTGAGGCTACATAAGCAATCAATCCCTTGACTTGTGTTCAATCTCGAGGACCCTCTTTTGCCTCCTTAAACAACTCTCCAGCCACTTTGCAAGATTCATCATGTCGAGTGGAGAGCCCACAACAATGACACCGTCTCCAAGTGAACGCACTCCACTTCTCTCCAATGGGTCCGGTGGGGcagcagatgatggagggaCTACTGTGACGATCTCGAAGCATAATGACGGGGTGAGGAGAATCGCGGATTCGCTGCCGCTTTCTGTCTGGCTCATTTCCACCATCGAGCTGTGCGAACGATTTGCCTATTTTGGGACCATCGCACCGATGCAAAATTATATCCAAAATCCCAGGAATGATCCATTACGACCGGGCGGAATTGGTAAGACGGCATCTACCATGATTTATCCCGCAGTCTAACCTGCGTAGGGCTGGGACAGGCATCTGCGACCATGGTGAACCAGGCGTTCATGCTGTGGTGTTATATCACTCCTGTACTTGGGGCCGTGGTTGCAGAACAGTATATTGGAAGAGTGAAAACTATCATTTATTCCTCGTCAGTCTACCTCTGTGGATTGGTAACTCTATTTCTATCTTCATTGCCAACTGCATATGCGATGGGAATATCTCTACCTGGATTACTAGTGTCTTTATTCTTAATCGGTATCGGCACTGGTGGTATAAAAACAAACGTCAGTTCGCTAATAGCAGAGCAATATACTGGTCCTAAGGAGTCCAGACGTATTCTAAAGTCAGGCGAGGAAGTTATAGTCGATAGAGATCTCACTATTCAGAGGTATCTATTCTGACCTTGATTGCTTACATTCCATTGAATGCTAATATTGTGATAAGGATATTCACAACGTTTTTCTTATATATCAATATTGGATCTTTCTCACCTCTACTCATAACAATAATTGAGAAAGAGTACGGCTTTTCAGCAGCATTTTCTCTGTCAGCTATAACCTTTTCCATTGGATTTATAATAGTCCTGGTCAGCAGACATCTATACATCAGCCGGGACCCTGATAGCTCTATCATCTTCAACGCCTGCAAGGCATTTTGGATAGCTATTAAGCATAAGGGCAATCTGGACTATGCAAGACCAAGCTATCAGACAGAACAAGCAGCAACCAGGAGGCTCTCCTGGGACGATTCCTTCATTGACGACTTACGGCGTGCTATCGCTTCATGCAAAATCTTCATCCTATATCCAATCTATTGGGCAGCCTATTCACAATTCCTAACGAATTTTATCTCCCAGGCCGCAACTATGGAGACACACGGAGTGCCTAATGATATTATGACAAATATAGACCCTATAACAGTCCtaattcttcttcctgttctaGACCGCATTGTATTTCCTTTCCTACGAAGGCAGGGGGTTCCTGTTCGCCACGTGGATAGAATTACAATAGGGTTCCTGGTGTGTGGCATCTCAATGTTGTATGCTGCCTTTGTTCAACGAACTATTTACGCTGCCCCTCCTTGCTACGACCACCCAAGAGCTCCAGACTGCATGGGCGGGCAGGTCCCGAATCGGGTTTCTGTATTCCTCCAATCGCCTGCGTACGTCTTAGTCGCAATCTCAGAGATACTAGCGTCTGTGGCAGGTGTCGAATATGCCTACACGCAAGCTCCCAAGTCAATGAAATCCCTGATTATGGCCGTGTACTTGTCTGCTGTATCGGCTGGGGCACTGATAGCAATCACTGTGTCGCCACTAACAGTCGATCCAAAGCTGCCATGGATGTATTTCACTCTCGGGGTGGAGAACTTTCTAGCTGgtgcttttctttggattttCCCGGCCTGATACCAAGATATTTACAATTTGCGTGATTCGAGATTGCTGCTTTTTGGCGTCGGCTACTTgatttcttcgtcctctACGAGATATCCTGTGCGTGACCACGAACATTATACTAGAGCCATTTGTTTATTTGGGTTTGTTCAAGAAAGTAGCAGTTTTCTTGCGGCTCTCGTCAAAATAGACCATTCCATGcctcgattttcttttcatctaAAATGGCGGAATGAGGTTGGATCCAGCCAGCTCATCCAATAACACGCCTTTAGACACAATAGACAGTTTCCGCATATGTCTTCGTTGCCttgcatcttcttcgccacGTTATAAAGGATGCTAGAAGAAAGGAAGTCACAAGTCTGACGCCAAGTATCAGGAGGAATACATCTGTCAGGGCTAGATCTTTGCTAACATAAGAAGCAGCACATTCGGTCTCGGAGTCGGCAGCCATCCTTACCGATCCGAATTCAACAGACCTAGCTTACCGACACCGAGGAACGAAACGGATCCCGAAAAGGGGACATCTTACGATATCCCACAAGTACGGATAGGAAAGCTCGGCTTCCCTCGGAGcaggcaagaagaacaaagtcCCTTGCCATACAAGTAAGTATCATCGTCTCGAGCCGCCGCAGCTGGACTGCACCATATTAAACCTCACAGGCAGTCAGATAAAGGCATATCTAAGATTGTGTCTAGAAAGTCACTGCATACGATGACCCTCCGCACAGTTGATTTCTCAGGCTTCCTGCATGGCACCGAAGAGCAGAGGCGGCAGGTTGCCGCCGAGCTCGTAGATTGTTTAAAATCATTAGGCTTCGTGCGGTTGATCAACCATGAGGTGCCGGAGAAAACCATAGAGGGTCTCCTCGAACAGGTACGGCCAGGCACCCACGAAGCACACTGAGTCCAAACAACTAACAGCCCCTATTGTGACTGATATCCAGTCAAAGCGGTTCTTCACGTTACCGACAAGCGAAAAAGTCAAGATCGCAAACGATCCGGGTCCACATCCGCAGCGAGGCTGGAGCCGCATAGGAATGGAGCAAACTGCCAAGCTTCGCGAGGAGAATCTTGCCGAAGCGGCTGGCCGCGAAGTGAGCGATAAAAAGGTTGGTGACACGCACACAACCCTGGCCAGGCAATGAGGCTTCCCCTGCAGCACTACCGACTGGCAGACTGATGCGTGCAACACAGGAGCATTTCGATGCAGGCCCTCTCGGTGACGAGCAATACCCAAACAAATGGCCAGAAAGCATGCCCGACTTCCAACCATTTGTACAGGAAAGCTACCAAATCTGCCAACGCACCTGCTTCCAAATTATATCCGCCATCGAGCTCGGCCTCGGCCTCCAAGCAGGCCGCTTGACACAATGTTGCCAGCCGGCTGCCAGTGAAATCCGTCTTCTGTACTATCCACCCACCACAAAGAATCTCTTCGACGAGGGGCTCAAGAAGCGTGCCTGGCCACACACCGATTTAGGTATCATAACGCTCCTGTTCCAGGATATGGTGGGCGGGCTGGAAGTCGAAGACCGGGCCGCAGGCAAACCCAGATCTTTTATTCCTGTCAAGCGAGTATCGCCGAATGAGATGATTGTCAACACGTCAGATTCGCTCCAGCGGTGGACAAACAATGTTATACGGGCTGGGTTGCACCAGGTCACTGCGCCAGATGCTGCGAAGCTGTCGAATGGGGTTGATATGCTTCCGGCTCGCTGTTCGagtgtttttttctttaagGCTGGGCGGGATACGTCGGTTGGACCACTTCCTGAGTTTGTTACTGAGGACCGGCCCGCGGCATTTGAGGATATGACGGCGCTACAGTATCAGCAGCTCAAAACACGTATTCTGCATGGTGTGGAGGGGTGAATGGTTCATTTGTATGTCTGGCTGCCTGGCGAATCCTTGCTTCGTTGTTCGCCGAATTGATGTCACAAGATTGTGTATGAACCACTGTTACAAACTCATCTATATGTAATATTCAAAGGGAGCATTGTGGCTACAGAGAGTACAGCAAAAGAGGTAACAGTATTCGTGGCACTTGAAGCCCGACTTTGACACATCTGATGAGGTCGATAGGGATGATATTACTAGTCAAAGGGACTAAGAAGTGAAGTAATTAGTTGTTTCTTAGGTGCACCGCATCTGAGGGACTTCTATTCCAAAGATTTGTTGGTAAACATAAGTTGCTATCTGACCGATTACATGAAACGCACAGAGTTTATATAACTGGTAGATGGAAACTCAACGAACAGACCCCGCGAGGGGCATCATAATCTCTAGTCTTTCACGAAGCTAGATGGAGTCTAAAATACGCTGGATACTTTTCATGGTTTTCTTGACACGAGCTGCCCGTGTCCCATCGGCTCTGATATAATCAAACTCCTTCTGATGGTACAAAGCCTCCAGAAGTCCTCTGAGCTGACTGTTGTTCAACAGACCACCATTCGATCCATAGGGATCCTTTTCAGGAGCATTGACCCCCAGCATGCTCTCGATCTTCTCTAGTATGATGAAGCTCatgtgaagaagacattTGATCTGCAAGTCGCCATGGCCACTCAGACGGAACCCTCCCAAGGAAACCTCGGGGACTAAGTTGTGAATTTTCAAATCAAGCTGGATACAAGAACTTTCCATGAGCATTTCGAGAATCTCAGTGAACAAGGCATCGTAAGCTCGAAGAATGTGTGTGTAGCAGGAGAGAATTGATAGGAAGGCTGAAAAGTCCAGAGCACTGGAGTCGGCCTTGATAGGGTCTAGTGATGGTGAAAGCCCTATAGTATCGCTGTTTAGGACACTCTGTAGGCCTCCACCCGCGGATATACGGCCGTCCTTGCTTCGGCTCGAGGCTGACGTGCTGTGGTTTCGGGATTGCGATCGGGAGCAGGAGTATTCATTGGAGCTATACTCGAGATCACCATAAGAACATTCGGAGTTGGAGCTTCCTCGTAATTCCACGGTTGGGGACCGCAGACGCTGTAATATGTCGAGAAAGCTTTGGCAGTTTGCCAACATGGTATTCGTGAATTTTACCATGGAGGAAGACGGGCTTGTTTCTCCCAGCCCGGAAGCAGGATAATTTGGGTCCGAAGCTGCGCTCATACCTTGTCGAAATGATGTAGTGCTCTCTATGTCTTTCATCAATCGCATGTTGAGCTCTGAAAGCTGTGTCGTGCAAAGCTGTGCAGCATCCGCGACCGTGTTGCTGGCCCTCGAATATAAACCACGCTCGCTTGTTTCACCTGATCCAGGGGCCTGGGAATGCATGTTAACAGTATCAGAATGAATGGCCTGGTTGGTCCGTGAAGTCGCCGCTGCTGGCCTGCGATCTACTGTGTCCAAACCCAATCTAACATCGGTCGGACTAGATACGCTCATCACATCGGGAAGATCGTGCGCCCTCTCTTCAAAATAATTCAGGGCACCGTGGGGATCTTCTGGCCATCCATGCTGGTGTGATGGCAATGTGTTGCTATTCGCTCTTTGCGCAGCAGCACTCTCCACCATATTACCAGGGTCTGGTACATGGGAAAGGACAGCGCTGGAATCCAATGATGCATGTGAGATATCCAGCCCTGACCATAGTTCCGTCGGGAATGGGTCATGGGCTAATCGGTCGGCAATGGCTGGTGGCGTTCTTTTAATGGTCGGTTCATCTCGAAGTCTGTTCGATCCAATCATGCCTTCATCTAAGTCCAATTCGCTGTGCATAACGTCGTCTGCGTATGCcgtgcttcttcttcgagtATAACTCTGGGGTAACCGGCGAGACACCGGCTTTGTCGTATAGCATACCACCTTGGCCCGTTTGCAGCGTTCACAGGGTTGATTGACGGACCTGGCCGACCGGGGTGAATCCTCCCTGGCTGGTCCTGGGAGCCGGACACATCGCAGCTTCTGACCTCTGCATCGATCACAGGCGCTTCGCCTCGTTGTATCTGGTTCCATAAAGTGCGATGCAATGCGGGGGCTTACTGCTACTGCGAGGCTTACTACATCCTGGTACAGGGCGCAGGGGAATTTAAATGATAAGAGAGAGGCACAATCGAGTAACTACTGATCCTTCGTGGCAACTTATCATCTCATAGAGCGCTACTTGACATGAAAGGATTCGACCTTTGGCGAGATCAGCGACGGATGATGACTGCAGCATTCATCCATTGATATTTCCCTCCATACCAATCGTAATCTACTGGCCCCTTCCCTTGCATATATAGACCAACGAATAGCAACCGGATTCGCCGTTCGCACATGAGCACTAGTACCTGTTGGCGACCAAGTGCAGTGTCGTATCAATCTTATAAACACATCATACGCAAGAAAGGTGAGTATTCGGTGCTATTTCGCTGACTGGCTAGCTTGGAGTAACGGGCAAGACCAATCGTAGAAGGCCCATATTGCCTCCTCTGTCCATCTCTCCAGTCAGGCGTGGTCTGACATGTTGGGGACGCCTGGAACCGAGGGCATTGCAGCAGATCCACCGCCACGGCGCCCAGTCGAGCCTTAATTGGTCTTAGCTGCAGGCAAGGAATTGCTTGCAGTGCAACGCTGTGACGAATATTATTAGTCAGGGTCTGGCGTTATTTGGCGTCGGAATGTCGGCTTCCTTGACCCAGGTGTGGCATAAGCACTTGTTATGCAAAGTCGGAATCAGAAGGCCGTTGACTATATGGCGCCTCACCCACCCATTTTAAGTACTAGGCGATATCTCTGAGAAGGATAACAGCCCCCGTCGGACTCCGGTGGTTGATTTCTTAACCAGTTTGAACAAGCGCggtttccccttccctctctAACCTGATCTGACTTGCTGGCAGCAATGATTGATTCGGTAGTTGCTATATAGTTGGCCGCGGTGCTTGCCGGTATGATGGATAAGACCACACATGCGGCTGATATTGAGTCTAGACACCGTTGAAAAAAGCCCGGATATCCTTTGAATCAGCATAACAGGGAATAATATGTCCCCAATGAGGAAACGGATCGACGTTAGAAGTTAGGGCAGACTCATTGGTGGATTTTACTTCGATGCCACGGAAATACCCGCATCCACGGTAGGCTCCTTGAATGTCCTGGTAGGCTGCACGGTGCAAAAGTACGACGTACTGTGGAGTTATTCACAGACCAGCCATTTGCACAAAACCTAAGCTTTAGATTCATAAGCCCACCAGCTAGTGCTGACCGCGATGGAACCTTGCCAGTCACAGTGCATTAGCGCGGGTCAAATAAATGGCACCGATCAAGGCCGTAGCGCTGCTATC encodes:
- a CDS encoding uncharacterized protein (predicted protein), with amino-acid sequence MPHSHLYLNFENADSVKICCTIHLTTLSTSLHHCHQKPVVALLTQSLQNNSINPVVLAYILDRPARSPHIDIILDIVFLHELSSSHHIIHDNTGPWATHLHSIVKVIPPVIFIGVNEGETKTFLLSTFHLCLKNWKQVNGCADQNFNSVLIPCCSNILFRNFCAFRIYFNADNPNVRIETRDVDCRVATQCTHFQGVLHTTKLALKGHELCLRGKGGDVLESALGGVRERLV
- a CDS encoding isopenicillin N synthase family dioxygenase (iron/ascorbate family oxidoreductases), whose amino-acid sequence is MTLRTVDFSGFLHGTEEQRRQVAAELVDCLKSLGFVRLINHEVPEKTIEGLLEQSKRFFTLPTSEKVKIANDPGPHPQRGWSRIGMEQTAKLREENLAEAAGREQYPNKWPESMPDFQPFVQESYQICQRTCFQIISAIELGLGLQAGRLTQCCQPAASEIRLLYYPPTTKNLFDEGLKKRAWPHTDLGIITLLFQDMVGGLEVEDRAAGKPRSFIPVKRVSPNEMIVNTSDSLQRWTNNVIRAGLHQVTAPDAAKLSNGVDMLPARCSSVFFFKAGRDTSVGPLPEFVTEDRPAAFEDMTALQYQQLKTRILHGVEG
- the fmpA gene encoding fructosyl amino acid oxidase fsqB (FAD-dependent oxidoreductase); translated protein: MPAPKSIIIVGSGVFGLSTAHAMSQNNEFASSKITLIDSWNFEPSGPSASAPNPSAANFDTSRIIRSDYSHRIYATLAREAQQKWKAEWGADGRYRNQSIVMIGEGHSMKQPMKALESINYVKHAYAQSYERAGRNSDIVHILDSESAVWEALGLGTPDEASKAGPNASELRGYRNHNCGWAESGATMAWLRQKTIHSDRIDIHIGQVVGLRVCSDSPSESHVNAEPRVCGVILDDGSQLTADLTVLAAGAMTPRLLGSPTLCDVYSETVAYVQLTEMERRELVRREFPLIVNVARKIFAIGPDNQGFLKLARFSWSGYRDVQKFAGVDVGPRSQAAPQGEDGYGACGDLDQTKLSPDVESTLQDYRGFLRELFRSRDGGDLGCLRNIATRPFAQVRRCWYADTVSTDFIVDYHPAYGKSLFIATGGSDHAFKFLPVLGERICELILQSYNGKAGPSESIQELQRLWKFPGGDSHAKL
- a CDS encoding uncharacterized protein (H+/oligopeptide symporter), translated to MSSGEPTTMTPSPSERTPLLSNGSGGAADDGGTTVTISKHNDGVRRIADSLPLSVWLISTIELCERFAYFGTIAPMQNYIQNPRNDPLRPGGIGLGQASATMVNQAFMLWCYITPVLGAVVAEQYIGRVKTIIYSSSVYLCGLVTLFLSSLPTAYAMGISLPGLLVSLFLIGIGTGGIKTNVSSLIAEQYTGPKESRRILKSGEEVIVDRDLTIQRIFTTFFLYINIGSFSPLLITIIEKEYGFSAAFSLSAITFSIGFIIVLVSRHLYISRDPDSSIIFNACKAFWIAIKHKGNLDYARPSYQTEQAATRRLSWDDSFIDDLRRAIASCKIFILYPIYWAAYSQFLTNFISQAATMETHGVPNDIMTNIDPITVLILLPVLDRIVFPFLRRQGVPVRHVDRITIGFLVCGISMLYAAFVQRTIYAAPPCYDHPRAPDCMGGQVPNRVSVFLQSPAYVLVAISEILASVAGVEYAYTQAPKSMKSLIMAVYLSAVSAGALIAITVSPLTVDPKLPWMYFTLGVENFLAGAFLWIFPA
- the fmpR gene encoding Zn(II)2Cys6 domain-containing transcription factor fsqA (predicted protein) — translated: MEPDTTRRSACDRCRGQKLRCVRLPGPAREDSPRSARSVNQPCERCKRAKVVCYTTKPVSRRLPQSYTRRRSTAYADDVMHSELDLDEGMIGSNRLRDEPTIKRTPPAIADRLAHDPFPTELWSGLDISHASLDSSAVLSHVPDPGNMVESAAAQRANSNTLPSHQHGWPEDPHGALNYFEERAHDLPDVMSVSSPTDVRLGLDTVDRRPAAATSRTNQAIHSDTVNMHSQAPGSGETSERGLYSRASNTVADAAQLCTTQLSELNMRLMKDIESTTSFRQGMSAASDPNYPASGLGETSPSSSMVKFTNTMLANCQSFLDILQRLRSPTVELRGSSNSECSYGDLEYSSNEYSCSRSQSRNHSTSASSRSKDGRISAGGGLQSVLNSDTIGLSPSLDPIKADSSALDFSAFLSILSCYTHILRAYDALFTEILEMLMESSCIQLDLKIHNLVPEVSLGGFRLSGHGDLQIKCLLHMSFIILEKIESMLGVNAPEKDPYGSNGGLLNNSQLRGLLEALYHQKEFDYIRADGTRAARVKKTMKSIQRILDSI
- the fmpB gene encoding N-methyltransferase fsqC (uncharacterized conserved protein); this encodes MMTEAQGPVVSIGSATVTYDHPPIISPVSYPKARPTQILDIRKRTSRIDLYHEILAGLRAKDKELPSLLLWNDRGLDLFSEILNSDEYYPRRRETQLLQTHVNEFTRSISSGERLIELGAGNLQKTVSVLRCLEQSRKHVEYCALDVSHAALQASITELKAQLPFASYVTIRGLLGTYNDCASWLKQSGATVRTTFLWLGNSIANFEPEDATSILADFLQTKASPSHSPQMIIAVDGCQDVEQILEAYDMPNKLSQKFVFNGLSHANQILGSEVFRPQHWTFEGKWNPVKSMHESFYVAKKPMSLDIGNERFHVHAGEKIRAITSGKWPKDKVTSICQSAGIKVLKGWTDEEGSYAMKGAGWKVLLCAFAALDLRLRTKQVL